From Ipomoea triloba cultivar NCNSP0323 chromosome 5, ASM357664v1, the proteins below share one genomic window:
- the LOC116020525 gene encoding dof zinc finger protein DOF5.7-like gives MAAANKGDDQISGDGDKTPAVTRRLKCPRCDSPETKFCYYNNYSQSQPRYFCKTCRRYWTKGGALRTIPVGGGCRRRKMMKSSPAARYYGIGELGYLNGVSRPLGGIKIPSYNTSAAALISQLSGALLAMPSTPPCFNLDQLSPPFSISSPLFDFKFPGTQELGRLAPPIEPVGTANQDLQWNLQQKILEKQILEIPTPPSEATFESTSSRIAEATEWLFDDDDVTFPLPGNPTATNSFGNGNGNASEDDWDELIQAWATNFNEFSALP, from the coding sequence ATGGCAGCAGCCAACAAAGGTGATGATCAGATTTCCGGCGACGGCGACAAAACTCCGGCGGTGACACGGCGGCTGAAATGCCCAAGATGTGATTCGCCAGAGACCAAGTTTTGCTACTACAATAACTACAGCCAATCCCAACCAAGGTACTTCTGCAAGACGTGCAGAAGGTACTGGACTAAAGGAGGCGCGTTGCGTACAATCCCCGTCGGCGGCGGCTGCCGGAGAAGAAAAATGATGAAATCTTCCCCCGCCGCAAGATATTATGGTATCGGAGAACTGGGATACCTTAACGGTGTCTCTCGACCCTTGGGTGGGATAAAAATCCCCAGCTACAACACTTCAGCCGCCGCTCTTATCAGCCAGTTATCCGGCGCTCTTTTGGCTATGCCGTCAACCCCGCCTTGCTTCAATCTCGACCAATTATCGCCGCCGTTCTCCATTTCCAGTCCTTTATTTGACTTCAAATTTCCTGGAACTCAAGAACTGGGCAGGCTTGCACCCCCAATCGAGCCGGTGGGCACTGCAAATCAAGATTTGCAGTGGAATTTACAGCAGAAAATCCTTGAGAAGCAGATTCTTGAAATTCCGACGCCACCATCTGAAGCCACTTTTGAAAGCACTAGTTCAAGAATCGCTGAAGCTACTGAATGGCTCTTTGACGACGACGATGTTACTTTTCCACTTCCTGGAAACCCAACTGCAACAAATAGTTTTGGAAATGGGAATGGAAACGCCTCAGAAGACGACTGGGATGAACTCATTCAAGCTTGGGCCACAAACTTCAATGAATTCAGTGCTTTGCCATAG
- the LOC116019590 gene encoding probable glycosyltransferase At5g03795 isoform X1 encodes MLAVKPSQQQASTFTFCTLRGSLLTLAILTLVSFTYLSLNSILSPSPSLQSATNSPRFQPSTVITSDSDDVSGSLLSSPGNEEFSDVFHSPEVFRLSYAEMERKFKVYIYRDGDPKTYYQTPRKLTGKYASEGYFFQNIRESKFVTDDPDQANLFFIPISCHKMRGKGTSYENMTIIVQNYVESLIAKYPYWNRTLGADHFFVTCHDVGVRATEGLPLLIKNSIRVVCSPSYNVGYIPHKDVALPQVLQPFALPAGGNDVKNRTTLGFWAGHRNSKIRVILARVWENDTELDISNNRINRAAGPLLYQKRFYRTKFCICPGGSQVNSARIADSIHYGCIPVIMSDYYDLPFSDILDWHKFSVILREKDVFELKQILKNITQEEFVSLHNNLVKVQKHFQWNSPPIKLDAFHMVMYELWLRHHMIKY; translated from the exons ATGTTGGCTGTGAAACCATCACAGCAACAAGCATCTACTTTCACCTTCTGTACTCTCCGAGGCTCTCTTCTCACTCTCGCTATCCTGACCCTAGTCTCCTTCACCTACCTCTCTCTCAACTCCAtcctctctccctctccctctctccaATCCGCCACCAATTCTCCTCGCTTTCAACCTTCTACG GTAATCACGTCGGATAGTGATGATGTTTCAGGATCATTACTATCGTCCCCAGGGAACGAGGAGTTTTCGGACGTGTTTCACTCGCCGGAGGTGTTCAGATTGAGCTATGCGGAGATGGAGAGGAAATTTAAGGTGTATATATATCGGGATGGCGATCCGAAGACATACTACCAGACGCCGAGGAAGCTGACAGGGAAGTATGCCAGTGAGGGCTACTTCTTTCAAAATATCAGGGAGAGTAAGTTCGTTACGGATGATCCGGATCAGGCTAACTTGTTCTTCATTCCAATCTCTTGCCATAAGATGCGAGGGAAG GGTACATCCTATGAAAACATGACCATAATTGTCCAGAACTATGTTGAGAGCTTAATAGCAAAGTACCCATACTGGAATAGAACCCTAGGTGCAGATCACTTTTTTGTTACTTGCCATGACGTTGGTGTAAGGGCAACTGAAGGACTTCCATTGCTCATAAAGAACTCAATTCGTGTTGTGTGTTCCCCAAGCTATAATGTTGGGTATATTCCACACAAAGATGTTGCTCTTCCACAAGTACTTCAGCCATTTGCCCTTCCAGCTGGAGGAAATGATGTGAAAAACAG GACAACTTTGGGATTCTGGGCAGGCCATAGGAATTCTAAAATCAGGGTTATCTTGGCCCGTGTATGGGAAAATGACACAGAGCTTGATATTTCTAACAACAGAATTAATAGAGCTGCTGGACCTCTACTCTACCAAAAGAGATTTTACAGGACAAAGTTCTGCATATGTCCTGGTGGCTCTCAGGTTAACAGTGCTCGGATTGCAGACTCCATACACTATGGCTGTATTCCTG TGATAATGTCTGATTATTATGACTTGCCATTCAGTGACATTCTTGATTGGCATAAATTTTCGGTAATACTCAGGGAGAAAGATGTCTTTGAGCTAAAGCAAATTCTCAAGAACATAACCCAGGAAGAGTTTGTGAGTTTGCATAATAATTTAGTAAAG GTTCAGAAGCACTTCCAGTGGAATTCACCTCCCATCAAACTTGATGCTTTCCATATGGTCATGTATGAACTTTGGTTACGCCACCATATGATCAAGTATTAA
- the LOC116019591 gene encoding uncharacterized protein LOC116019591, translated as MGTDLNIESAIKALQKSVKALELQFDKIETLSTTVSSLSITSHNHAVALANLEKLVKQLLTNQAGANANISPGNPIHPPAAATSFVGTQSHNHLCQQQDSAMVAQSPGALGPSKAQLPPKMPPTKTTLRSDSMVKETAVAVGTCIATPSDAASLLKAAQSMNVVLIPPGGGDPVDKPPAVGANTLPRHNCRHLFMLWTLEDGDEPPAWLASTENFPEFSLNARDGIT; from the exons ATGGGTACTGATTTGAACATCGAATCAGCCATCAAAGCCTTGCAGAAATCTGTCAAAGCTTTGGAATTACAGTTTGACAAAATTGAGACGTTGTCCACTACTGTCTCTTCTCTGTCCATTAC ATCCCACAACCATGCCGTTGCTCTTGCCAATCTGGAGAAGCTAGTCAAACAGTTACTGACCAATCAAGCAGGGGCAAACGCAAATATCTCACCCGGTAACCCTATTCATCCTCCAGCTGCTGCGACTTCCTTTGTTGGTACCCAATCTCATAATCATTTAT GTCAGCAACAAGACTCTGCAATGGTGGCACAGAGCCCAGGAGCACTAGGACCTTCAAAAGCACAATTGCCCCCAAAAATGCCACCAACAAAGACAACCCTCAGGTCAGATTCAATGGtcaaagaaactgcagttgctGTTGGGACTTGCATTGCTACCCCTTCCGATGCTGCATCACTGCTTAAGGCTGCACAGTCTATGAATGTTGTCCTTATACCTCCTGGAGGAGGAGACCCTGTGGATAAACCACCTGCTGTTGGTGCAAATACATTACCCAGACATAATTGCCGCCACCTTTTTATGTTGTGGACATTAGAGGATGGTGACGAACCGCCTGCTTGGCTTGCATCCACGGAGAACTTCCCTGAATTCAGCCTGAACGCACGCGATGGAATCACCTGA
- the LOC116019590 gene encoding probable glycosyltransferase At5g03795 isoform X2 has protein sequence MLAVKPSQQQASTFTFCTLRGSLLTLAILTLVSFTYLSLNSILSPSPSLQSATNSPRFQPSTVITSDSDDVSGSLLSSPGNEEFSDVFHSPEVFRLSYAEMERKFKVYIYRDGDPKTYYQTPRKLTGKYASEGYFFQNIRESKFVTDDPDQANLFFIPISCHKMRGKGTSYENMTIIVQNYVESLIAKYPYWNRTLGADHFFVTCHDVGVRATEGLPLLIKNSIRVVCSPSYNVGYIPHKDVALPQVLQPFALPAGGNDVKNRTTLGFWAGHRNSKIRVILARVWENDTELDISNNRINRAAGPLLYQKRFYRTKFCICPGGSQVNSARIADSIHYGCIPEALQQPTYRGSCFAVKSQKK, from the exons ATGTTGGCTGTGAAACCATCACAGCAACAAGCATCTACTTTCACCTTCTGTACTCTCCGAGGCTCTCTTCTCACTCTCGCTATCCTGACCCTAGTCTCCTTCACCTACCTCTCTCTCAACTCCAtcctctctccctctccctctctccaATCCGCCACCAATTCTCCTCGCTTTCAACCTTCTACG GTAATCACGTCGGATAGTGATGATGTTTCAGGATCATTACTATCGTCCCCAGGGAACGAGGAGTTTTCGGACGTGTTTCACTCGCCGGAGGTGTTCAGATTGAGCTATGCGGAGATGGAGAGGAAATTTAAGGTGTATATATATCGGGATGGCGATCCGAAGACATACTACCAGACGCCGAGGAAGCTGACAGGGAAGTATGCCAGTGAGGGCTACTTCTTTCAAAATATCAGGGAGAGTAAGTTCGTTACGGATGATCCGGATCAGGCTAACTTGTTCTTCATTCCAATCTCTTGCCATAAGATGCGAGGGAAG GGTACATCCTATGAAAACATGACCATAATTGTCCAGAACTATGTTGAGAGCTTAATAGCAAAGTACCCATACTGGAATAGAACCCTAGGTGCAGATCACTTTTTTGTTACTTGCCATGACGTTGGTGTAAGGGCAACTGAAGGACTTCCATTGCTCATAAAGAACTCAATTCGTGTTGTGTGTTCCCCAAGCTATAATGTTGGGTATATTCCACACAAAGATGTTGCTCTTCCACAAGTACTTCAGCCATTTGCCCTTCCAGCTGGAGGAAATGATGTGAAAAACAG GACAACTTTGGGATTCTGGGCAGGCCATAGGAATTCTAAAATCAGGGTTATCTTGGCCCGTGTATGGGAAAATGACACAGAGCTTGATATTTCTAACAACAGAATTAATAGAGCTGCTGGACCTCTACTCTACCAAAAGAGATTTTACAGGACAAAGTTCTGCATATGTCCTGGTGGCTCTCAGGTTAACAGTGCTCGGATTGCAGACTCCATACACTATGGCTGTATTCCTG AAGCATTGCAGCAACCCACCTATAGGGGAAGCTGCTTTGCTGTTAAATCACAGAAAAAA TGA